One Kribbella sp. NBC_00662 genomic region harbors:
- a CDS encoding ABC transporter permease: protein MATIAARVVPVPVRLGGGRHIVERNFLLYRRSWVVFLSGFFEPVFYLLSIGIGVAHLVGDFTLSDGTKIAYAAFVAPAMLASSAMNGAIFDSTYNIFFRMKYAKLYDSMLATPLRPWDVATGEITWALLRGAIYSAMFVLVMLIMGLVSSWWALLALPASVLIGFAFAGAGMALTTFMRSWQDFEFVQLAIMPMFLFSATFYPVETYPAAIRWLVEITPLYQGVVLERAFTTGTVGWFLIIHALYLLAMGTLGMYVASRRLGKLLLK from the coding sequence ATGGCGACTATTGCTGCGAGGGTTGTCCCGGTTCCGGTCCGGCTCGGCGGGGGCCGGCACATCGTCGAGCGGAACTTCCTGCTGTACCGGCGGTCGTGGGTCGTGTTCCTGTCCGGGTTCTTCGAGCCGGTGTTCTACCTGCTCTCGATCGGCATCGGCGTGGCTCACCTCGTCGGTGACTTCACGTTGTCCGACGGCACCAAGATCGCGTACGCCGCGTTCGTCGCGCCCGCGATGCTGGCCAGCTCGGCGATGAACGGTGCGATCTTCGACTCGACGTACAACATCTTCTTCCGGATGAAGTACGCCAAGCTCTACGACTCGATGCTCGCGACACCGCTGCGGCCGTGGGACGTGGCGACCGGCGAGATCACCTGGGCACTGCTGCGCGGTGCGATCTACTCGGCGATGTTCGTGCTGGTCATGCTGATCATGGGGCTGGTGTCGTCGTGGTGGGCGCTGCTCGCGCTGCCGGCCTCGGTGCTGATCGGGTTCGCGTTCGCTGGCGCGGGGATGGCATTGACCACGTTCATGCGCAGCTGGCAGGACTTCGAGTTCGTGCAGTTGGCGATCATGCCGATGTTCCTGTTCTCGGCCACGTTCTACCCGGTCGAGACCTACCCGGCCGCGATCCGCTGGCTGGTCGAGATCACGCCGCTCTACCAGGGTGTCGTCCTCGAGCGCGCCTTCACCACCGGCACCGTCGGCTGGTTCCTCATCATCCACGCGTTGTACCTGCTCGCAATGGGGACCCTCGGCATGTACGTCGCCTCCCGCCGCCTGGGCAAACTGCTGCTGAAGTAG